The Oncorhynchus kisutch isolate 150728-3 linkage group LG20, Okis_V2, whole genome shotgun sequence genome has a segment encoding these proteins:
- the cdk5r1b gene encoding cyclin-dependent kinase 5 activator 1b, whose product MGTVLSLSPSYRKASLFEDGPATVGHYTAVQNSKNAKDKNLKRHSLINVLPWKRIVAVSAKKKGSKKVQPNTTYQNNVTHLNNENLKKSQSCANLSTFTQDQSTPALVKSSNNAVSSVKKAPLTNSNAAPGTPKRVIVQASTSELLRCLGEFLCRRCYRLKHMCPTDPVLWLRSVDRSLLLQGWQDQGFITPANVVFVYMLCRDVVSSEVANEHELQAVLLTCLYLSYSYMGNEISYPLKPFLVESSRDIFWDRCLSIINLMSTKMLQINSDPHYFTQVFADLKNESQKEEERSRLLIGLDR is encoded by the coding sequence ATGGGAaccgttctgtctctctctcccagctacAGGAAGGCGTCCCTCTTCGAAGATGGGCCAGCCACGGTGGGCCACTACACAGCTGTTCAGAATAGCAAGAATGCCAAAGACAAGAACCTGAAGCGTCACTCGCTCATCAACGTTCTGCCATGGAAGCGCATCGTGGCAGTGTCAGCCAAGAAAAAGGGCTCCAAGAAGGTGCAGCCCAACACCACCTATCAGAATAATGTGACCCATCTCAACAACGAGAACCTGAAGAAGTCTCAGTCCTGTGCCAACCTGTCCACCTTCACCCAGGACCAGAGCACCCCAGCCCTCGTCAAGAGCTCCAACAACGCTGTCTCGTCGGTCAAGAAGGCCCCCCTGACCAACTCCAATGCGGCCCCCGGCACGCCCAAAAGAGTGATCGTCCAGGCCTCCACCAGCGAGCTGCTGCGCTGCCTGGGTGAGTTCCTGTGCCGGCGCTGCTACAGACTAAAGCACATGTGTCCCACCGACCCGGTCCTGTGGCTGCGGAGCGTGGACCGCTCGCTGCTCCTCCAGGGCTGGCAAGACCAGGGGTTCATCACCCCGGCCAACGTGGTGTTTGTCTACATGCTGTGCCGCGATGTGGTATCCTCTGAGGTGGCAAACGAACATGAGCTGCAGGCCGTGCTGCTCACCTGCCTCTACCTGTCCTACTCCTACATGGGCAACGAGATCTCCTACCCACTGAAACCCTTCCTGGTGGAGAGCTCCAGGGACATCTTCTGGGACCGCTGCCTGTCCATCATCAACCTGATGAGCACTAAGATGCTTCAGATCAACTCGGACCCGCACTATTTCACCCAGGTGTTTGCAGACCTGAAGAACGAAAgccagaaggaggaggagaggagccgcTTGCTCATTGGTCTGGACCGGTGA
- the LOC109865405 gene encoding 26S proteasome non-ATPase regulatory subunit 11B-like yields MAAAAVVEFQRAQSLISTDRNASIDILHSIVRRNIQDSDEESVRVKEQSILELGSLLAKTGQAAELGGLLKFVRPFLISISKAKAARLVRSLLDLFLDMEAATGQEVDLCLECIEWAKVEKRTFLRQALEARLISLYFDTKRYQEALALGTQLLHELKKMDDKALLVEVQLQESKTYHALSNLPKARAALTSARTTANGIYCPPKLQAALDMMSGIVHAASEKDWKTAYSYFFEAFEGYDSIDHPKAITGLKYMLLCKIMLSLPEEVQSLISGKLALRHAGRQTDALKCVAQASKNRSLADFEKALTEYKAELRDDPIIRTHLATLYDNLLEGNLIRVIEPFSRVQIEHISGLIKLSKADVERKLSQMILDKKFHGILDQGEGVLIIFDEPPVDKTYGAALETIQNMSKVVDSLYNKAKKLT; encoded by the exons ATGGCGGCTGCGGCAGTGGTTGAGTTTCAGAGAGCTCAGTCTCTTATTAGCACGGATCGTAACGCCTCTATTGATATTCTACATTCTATTG TGAGGAGAAATATCCAGGACAGTGATGAAGAATCCGTTCGGGTTAAAGAACAGAGCATCCTGGAGCTGGGGTCACTCCTGGCCAAAACAGGACAGGCTGCAG AGTTGGGGGGTCTGCTGAAGTTTGTGCGGCCGTTCCTCATCTCCATCAGTAAGGCCAAGGCGGCCCGGCTGGTCCGCTCCCTGCTGGACCTCTTCCTGGACATGGAGGCAGCCACAGGCCAGGAGGTGGATCTGTGTCTGGAATGCATTGAGTGGGCCAAGGTGGAGAAGAGGACCTTCCTCAGGCAGGCTCTGGAG GCCCGCCTGATTTCACTCTATTTTGACACCAAAAGATACCAGGAGGCCTTGGCACTTG GCACCCAGCTGCTCCATGAGCTGAAGAAGATGGACGATAAGGCGCTGCTGGTGGAGGTGCAGCTGCAGGAGAGCAAGACGTACCACGCGCTTAGCAACCTGCCCAAGGCCCGCGCCGCCCTCACATCCGCCCGCACTACGGCCAATGGAATCTACTGTCCCCCCAAGCTGCAGGCCGCCCTGGACATGATGTCAG GGATCGTCCATGCGGCTTCGGAGAAGGACTGGAAGACTGCCTACTCCTACTTCTTTGAGGCCTTCGAGGGCTACGACTCCATCGACCACCCTAAAGCCATCACCGGTCTCAAATACATGCTGCTCTGCAAGATCATGCTTAGCCT ACCAGAAGAGGTGCAGTCCCTGATTAGCGGAAAACTGGCCCTGCGGCATGCGGGTCGACAG acGGATGCACTGAAATGCGTTGCACAAGCCAGCAAGAACAGATCATTAGCCGACTTTGAAAAG GCCCTTACGGAATACAAAGCAGAGTTGAGGGACGACCCCATCATCAGAACCCACCTGGCCACGCTGTATGACAACCTGCTGGAAGGGAACCTTATCCGTGTCATCGAACCCTTCTCCAGAGTACAG ATTGAACACATATCAGGTCTCATCAAACTTTCAAAG GCGGATGTCGAGAGGAAATTGTCACAGATGATCCTGGACAAGAAGTTTCATG GGATCCTGGACCAAGGCGAGGGTGTCTTGATCATATTTGACGAGCCACCTGTTGACAAGACTTATGGCGCGGCCCTGGAAACTATTCAGAACATGAGCAAAGTTGTGGACTCGCTTTACAACAAAGCGAAGAAGCTAACATAG